A DNA window from Ovis aries strain OAR_USU_Benz2616 breed Rambouillet chromosome 7, ARS-UI_Ramb_v3.0, whole genome shotgun sequence contains the following coding sequences:
- the SRP14 gene encoding signal recognition particle 14 kDa protein — protein MVLLESEQFLTELTRLFQKCRLSGSVFITLKKYDGRTKPIPRKGSVEGFEPSDNKCLLRATDGKKKISTVVSSKEVNKFQMAYSNLLRANMDGLKKRDKKSKSKKSKAAQ, from the exons ATGGTGCTGCTGGAGAGTGAACAG TTCCTGACGGAGCTGACTAGGCTCTTCCAGAAATGCCGGTTGTCGGGCAGCGTGTTCATCACCCTGAAGAAGT ATGATGGCCGAACTAAACCCATTCCAAGGAAGGGTTCTGTGGAGGGCTTTGAGCCCTCAGACAACAAATGTCTGTTAAGAGCTACTGATGGGAAAAAGAAGATCAGCACTGTG GTGAGCTCCAAAGAAGTGAATAAGTTTCAGATG GCTTATTCAAACCTATTGCGAGCTAACATGGATGGGCTGAAGAAGAGGGACAAAAAGAGCAAGAGTAAGAAGAGCAAAGCAGCGCAGTGA